GGACCGCCAACAGAATAACTAACATTCCAGTGCTCATATGCGGTCGGAAATGGAGGCGGTGTGTGCGGTCTTACATTGTGATAGTAGGCTACCTGTTGCCCTTAAGATCATCCGAAGTTACCAACCTTCCACTCAGTTCTAAGTGCAAACAAAGAATCCCGGTACGGCTGTTCATGTGTTTATCCAGAAAAGAATCACATGCATACAATGTTGAataggtgtgtttctgtgtgaatgCTGGAaggtaatataataataaacaagtTAATGCCAAACATGTAAGCAGTAGGCTACAGTTAGGATCCATATATTAAGCTCAACTAACAATACATTTCTGCAGAGGACGTTACCTTCACTGTTTAAAATAGGAATTTCTAACGCTGCATATTTTGATTATTGCACCATTACTCAAGGATGGTGTGTTTAATAGCATAGGGCCACCTGTAGAGGGTGTGTTTGTTGGCCTCCGTGTTATTCAGCCAACTCTATTATGTCGAATAATAGGTTTATAAACATTTATGCACGTGCACAATATATGAAATAATCATTTAACATTTGCTATAAATTGGAACCAAAGCTATGCCCTGGCTTTAAGTAGGCCTAGAAAAGACGCAGCAGGCTTCGCTGCGGTGATAATAAAGGCCTACTCGGTCGACAGGGGCTTGAGATGTAGGATCGTCCGATCTGCATGCGATGAGGcaatgatatatataatatatataataataaatgttaatGAAAACCACACATGCACTGTTGTGTTTGCAGAAACTTTATTGAGCTCGAAAAATAAAATCCATAAAAAATCATATATTCTCAACAAGACAAAACTACTTCATTTAGTTATTATCAAAccacttttctttttattaatgTATTCTTTGTTGGACATTAGACAGGATAAACCTCCCATAGAAAGCCTGTATCTTgtaatccatgtgtgtgtgtgtgtgtgtgtgtgtgtgtgtgtgtgtgtgtgtgtttgtgtgtgtgtgcgtgtgtgcgtgtgtgtgtgtgtgtgtgtgtgtgtgtgtgtgtgtgcgtgtgtgtgtgttagttggtGGTGAACTACAATAAGCCTATATTAAATATCTCTTGGTGTTGACCAGGGAGCCGGAAATTCACTAAACAACATCTTGAAAACTCAAAAATGAGCTTCCTTTTTGTTCTTAGTTTCGTTGCTTCAGCAATCCACACTAAGACACGTTTGGTAGGAATATGCACGtgaaaaatgtgtaatgtgTAGTGTTAAGCCACATTAACAGACTTGAGATGAAAGTGTTGTGAACATGAAATGCAATACAACATGAAgaccaatataaatatatggaaAGATATGGCATGTACATTATGTTATTCACATAGGAAGAACACCAAATATTTATAACACATTTAAACTCAAGGAGTCTGTAACAAAGCTATTGGAGTAAGCTGGGAACTATATTTGTAAAGATTCATGAAATTCACATTTGAAACAATGCAACAAGATAGATTAACTCCTCCAATATTAGGGTGGATGAATAATATATTAAAATGGCTGTGAACCCAATCTCATGGAACAACGTGTCATGATCTTAACAATAAATTTGATTTCTACAATCGTCTTTCAGGCCCAAAAAACAGTTAAAGATTGCCTAATCTGCTGTATGGACATAAGCATTCCAATAACATGCCACCATACTCCGGAAACGGAAGAACACAATTGTTTCACCTAAATGGATTCTGAGCAAAAAGGAAACAGAAACCTAGATAGAAAAACTTGAATTAAGTAGTGTGTCTACATAAGCAGAGAAATACATTGCCATACCATAGTATAACAGTAAGATACATACATAATTGATtaagcaaaaaataaagaaaacagtgCATAGCTCAGATAAGGCAAATATTATAATGAATTTAGTACAATTGAAAACAAATCCAATTATAGTTGGACAACAATAAGCACTGTTCACGAAAGTTCACGTTAAAGTGTCCTTTAAAGTCGACCAAAATACATGATACTAATAAGCTTATAATCCTTGTTAAAGAGCAACAACAGACAAATATAAACTGTAAATATTACAGCGCTTTTCAAACCTCGGAAAAGTTTAATTGTGCATTTTTTGATGAATCTACGGATCCCCGAACTCAAACACAGCGCAAATTTGCCTCTTAGTTCAGTGCCCACTAAAACTATAGtgagaaataaacaaacatgaagACCCCCAAAGAGCAGACGCAAAAGAGACCCACGTTGAGGGTCGCCTTAATCCGGGGTGGCTCGTACAACATATCCTCTATggtcctctcttcctccttgggCAGTTTCTCCTCATTCGGCGCTCCGTCCTTATAGCCACAAAAACAGTCCAGGAACATCCGATGGTTGCTTCGCTTCCTAATCGCTTGGCTGCCATCTTCTTCTCTGTCCAGCTTCCTGTTGTCGATGTGCTCTGTGGGCGTGGCGATCGGGTTGGTCTCCGAGGTGGGGGTGGCGGGGTCGTGGTCCGTGGACCGCACCAGGAGTTTGACGTTGGCCTCATCCAGGCACCTGTCGTTGCGGACATCCTCCGGCAGATCTTTGTGGAGGCTTCCGTTGCCCTGCTTGTCCGTGAGGCTGTGGGATTCCTCCAGACCTTTGCGGGGACACTTCAGCATGCGTCGCAGGCCCCACAATGTAGTGGTGCGCACCTGCTCCTGATCCGGGGGACTGGTGCAGAGACTGACCACCACGGCCACAAATCCCGAAATCCAGAAGAGGCCGGCAGCGATGTACATGTAGTGGACATGTTTGATGAAGAGGGGGCGGTCGTCTGGCAGGTCACAGCGAGGCTCCCTGTAGATGAAGGCAAGCACCAGGCGGAAGGTGCCCAGGGTCAGGCCGGTCATCCCACCCCAGAACGCGCCTCTCTCGTTGCAACGTTTCCAGAACACGCCCAGCAAAAAGAGGGCCGCAATCGGGGGCGTGAGGTAGCCGGCCACCTCCTGGATATACAGGTACATCTGGCCGCCTTGCATCTCAATAATGACGGGAACCCAAGCAATGCTGATGGCCACCATAAATACCACAAACATCCGGCCGACCACCAGCAGCTCTTTCTGGGTTGCGCCCTTCCGGGCGGTCTGGTAAATGTCCAGGGTGAAGATAGTGCTGGCGCTGTTGAAAATGGAATCCAGATCACTCATAAGAGCCGCTATCATGACAGCCATCATGAGTCCTCGGAGTCCAACGGGCATCACCGCCATGACCAGGCGCGGGTAGGCGATGTTGGAGCAGCCGGCCTTAGAACCACACACAGCCAGGCAGTGCTCCGGCCCGATGCAGGCTATCTCATCTGTGAACAGAATGCGGGAAATCATACCTGGAATGACAATGAGGAACATGGGCAGGACCTTCAGGATCCCGGCCATGAGAGTGGCTCCTTTGGCGTGTGCGATGTTCTTTGCGGCGAGAACCCTCTGTACGATGACCTGGTCCGCACACCAGTACCAGATAGAAGCTGGGGTTTGCCCGAAGAGGAAGCCTGGCCAGGGAATGTCTTCGTCCAAAGGGCCCCGAAGGAGTCGCAGGGAGTTTGGCTTGGGCTCGATGCGACAGGAGGGGAAGTAGGAGAAGTTGCCAGTCGCGAGAATGGCGGTGACGTTGGGAATCGCCTGCATGTACTTTGTCCTGACTCCATCCAAACCACCGACCTTGATCAGGCTGAGGATGGTCAGGGTGAGGGCCCCCCCGATCATCAGCACAGCCTGAAGAGCGTCGGTGTACATGACGGCCACCAGCCCCCCGGTGATGGTAAGCAGGGCCGTCATGCTGACAAGCAGGATGATCGACAGGTAGATGTTCCAGCCCAGGGACTCCTGGATGAAGAGGGCACCGGCGTACAAGTCCACAGAGAGCTTGGTGAAAATGTAGAGCAGCACGGACAAGGTGGCAAAGTAAACCTTCAGCCTGTTCCCCCCGTAGCGCTTCGACAGGTACTCGGGCATGGTGTAGACACCAGAGTGGATGTACACGGGGATGAACACCCAACCGAGgagctgcaggagaaggagtgCGTTGAACTCCCACGCACCGACGGCAAAGCCGCTGGCCGCCCCCGATCCCGCGAGGCCGATGAAGTGTTCACTTCCTATGTTGCTGACAAAGAGGGACGCGCCGACCACCACCCATGTCATCGAGCGGCCGGCCAGGAAGTATCCACTCACAGTGCTGCGATTGGCCTTCCATGTGGCAATCAAGCCAATGGAAAGCACCAGGACAAAATAGAGTCCCACCACCACAATGTCCGCTGCCTCCATCCCAGGAGCCATGACCTCAGGTGGCTTCGAGAAGCCTTGGTTATCAACAGAGTTAAAAAATATGGTATTTGAAAAAGGATCACCGATGGCCAATTGGGACGATCCGTTAACAGGGAAATGCGCTTCTTTGGTTTGCTGTCTGGATGGGAGCTCTGTCATCCACTGGTGTTACAAATTCACTAGGGGATGCTTCAGGGGGAGGTTATCCACTGCACTGAAGTCTAGATTTAGAGGAGGATGACGCGGGCTTCTTGTCTAAGAAACCTAGAGTTAACATTCCTGCAAGACAGCAAAAACAAAGAGAGCTTATTAGAGCATTGGAGTGGCGTGAACCCCATTGGAGAGGTCTgacccccacacaaacaaatgttacACTGGATGTCATCAGACGGTGCGAGTTGATGAAATAACTTAAGCACAAGTGGCAAGTTTGAAAAGTGATTAGGTTTTATTGCAAAGCGTGTTATCGTACAGAACTCTTAATGAAATCATACAGCAGGTTGGCTCGTCTTAAACCGTTCGAATGATTCAGCTCTTTTGGCTGATCTTATGCCTCACTAATGCAGTATTATGGCCTCGGAACAAAGGCTTTCTCTAGGAACCTTTAAAGCTTCCCAACAACAGAacaaatgccccccccccccccacacacacacacacacctctgttaGCGCATCAAATAAGCCTGCTAATGTCACGCTACAGGATCAAACACCTCATTAAAAgagtaagaaagaaaaaaaagcatgtTACTGAGCTGAAGCATCACCTACTTCAATGCAATGATCTAAAATACGGTTATACATCTGCAGATTCTTGCATGTCTAATTGTAGGCAATTATGCAGGCAAACAGACTTGTATGTCGACACACGTGAACCAACTTGTCCCTTAAATGTATACTGGTATAACAACTTCTAAATAACAGTCATGATATGAATACTAATGCTAGTAGTTGTAATTCATGCATGGTTAAATGAAGAGGAAGATAAATTAGCATGAAACATGGTGAATTATTATGATAGAATGTATATTACACAGACACATTACACATTTGAGTTGGGTTCACTACTAGGAACCATTACGATATTAGAGAATATAGCCCAAAAGGATTTCTTCCCATCTCATTCACCAAACCCATGCAGTGTTTTTTCTGCTGAAAAAGGGTGTGCTAGATGTCTGACCAGCAGACACAAAAAGAGGAAACACCACGCACAACTATAACTTCATTATTGCATCCAcattgcagtaggcctactctagcCCCATCTTCTTGACATTtgcgaaaaaaaacaaaaagaggcCTACTTAACACTTTCTAAACACCAAGAACAACTTCTTTGGTTATTAATCCTTAGATTATGGATGTCAAAATTGGATCAAGAAGAAGGCACTACGCAGTTATTTCCCATACCAGCAGCACTCCAGTGTTTACCAAACGGTCCGCACTGTGCTTCATGTTTAGAGTCACAGGCCGTCGTTTCTGCAGTGTCATTTTGACAGGTGAATTGTAGTATGCATTACAGGAAGGCATGCCTCTGCTTGCGTAAATTGTCACTTTACCAACAGGTATACATCGCTGCGCATGGTACGCATGAGATTAATCAGGAACCTTCTAGGcggatcattcattcattccccATTCATTCCCCCCGCATCCTCGTCATGAGCGACATTTGTTAATAGCATTTACTGTTCTATTCTGTTTTCTCTGATCAGGCGCAAcgcataaaaaaaacaccaaagtCAAGGTCAAAGCCTACTCTAAAACAATATATCCAATGTACGTATCACCGTATATCTCTCAGCGGACTCCATGGGCGCATTGATGTCTCTTGCTATATTGAGGcctaaaaaatattaaaaaaaataaaaatatacacgAATACAAATGAACGTGTAAGCTTGCTTTCCCAACCCCCAAGTACAGATGTTTTCCTACAGCAGAACTCATAAGATACTCACCAGTTGTGTGGTTCAATTGGAGCTGTTTCCACTGGCGCTCATCGGTGTCAGCAGCCCTCCCACACCCGAAGAGAAAGACAATGGCTTCCTTGACGCTCCGCGTTGCGTCCACGTATTTGCTGTCGAGGGGGTCCAAGTCTGGTTAGGATTCACAGGAAGAAGACCTACCAGGCAGAAAGTCGCTTACAGTTGTTTGTATACAGAGCGGCTGCGGCTGTGTGACTTCGGCTGTCAGCGATGCACAGTGATGTAGGCGCTCGTTACCACGCCCCTTCCACGTGGTCCGCCGACGCGCTAGGATGAAGGCTCCAGACGCGCCAGTAGATTCAAGACGCGCCAGTAGGCCCAAGATGCGCCAGTCATTTCAAAACACGCCAGTAGGCTCAAGACGCGCCAGTAGGTTCAAGACGCACCTGTTTCATGGTTCAAGAAGCACCAGTATGATCGCTCAAGTGCACCAGTATCATGATTCAAGAGGCGCCAGTTCGAAGCCCACTGGGAATGGGTCTGATTCCTGCAGTGCAGGAGTGTTGCCTTGTCCCAAAAATGTATGCACATGCGTAATCTAAATATCAAATGCAGCAGCAGTATGCTTAGTTTAGTGGAGTTGTAGTTTAAGAATGTGTAAAATGATGGAAATACCACACAAAAAAAGATGCATCGTTTGATTTAAAGGATCCTAAACTGGTTTCAGGGAGACGCTTTTAACAATCTAGATTAATCTACTTTAATTTGGGATGGGCAGTTTTTCTCTTGATTTAATAGTAACGTAATCAGGGCCAGAGAGAGTGTTAGAGAAGGATTAGGCTTTCAACAGTCATGAATGATGATTATATTCAAATCAGTAGGATCAGGTGTGCGTGAGTTCAAACGGCGGTTCCCATTTTAATATAGGGTTGGGGTTTCTTCCATGCGTGGCCTCAAGTTCAACCACAATCAAATGAGATGCACTTGCAAAAGCACTTGCAAACAGCGCGATGGTACGCTCTGACTGAGTAACAACTAGATACAAAACGAATTAAGAAACATTCAAATTGAAATTATTCTTAATAAAGAATGCATACAAATAATTGTAGTATTTTTAGTATGACGTTGAGTATGATGTTTTCACCACACATATCTTCATGTAGGCATACAGCTTTTATGGTAGTCGAATCATCATTAGGAAGTTGGCAGGTTAACTTTATGAGACTTGCAGCAATTTCGTTAGAAATAGCCTAGATGTAATTAGGTGAAAGAAACATCTAGTAAGTAAACATGATTTCTGTCCGAGCCTGAAAACAACATTTTTATAATGGATTTTATTGAGCAAAACTTATTCTCAGAAATGTAGTGATATACCTTTAAGGAACGACGACGACGCTTCTTTGTACATTTCCATTCATTCCTTTTGCTCGGAAACGTCACCTTATTGAAGACTACATTTCCCAGAAAGCCCCTCTTTGGGCGCATTACTGGTGCGACGGTCCCGTTTCCCTCAAAGAGAAGGGCTGCATTGGGAGTAGGGCTGAAAGGATGACATTATTCACTTTAACATAAGACCGTTTTAGGTTAACCTTCGATATGCTGATAAATGTTTCTTGTTAAATGTTCACAAGACGCTGTGTACTGCGTTGCCTAATTCATGTGTGCATAGCCGATTGTGTTTATGTCTTTTACTTTCTAAGTTCTGCAGACACCTTTAATGCTGCTGAAAACAGGTCGTCTTTCTTTCCCATGCATCTCCAACGCCATTAGTTGTTTAAGTTCGCAAGTCAGAGCTCAGCTGAATGTTGACCATGAGCTCAAAATAATATGAACAATGTGCACCATTACAGGTTTCGATGATGAATGGAAGGACCTGCATGCCTTCCTGAGTCAAATATTCTCTGGTGTGTGGGTTGGGTGTTTATAGGATTGCGTATGTCATCTATTTACTCCCAAATTGAGGAATTTTGAGATGCAAAGGCATTTATAAGAGCATAGGACATTTGACTAGCAATCACCCAATTTGAGCCCTATTATATTTGTAACATAAAATTGAAATACATTTGATCCAATACCTCAATCTCGAAGCtgcgttttattttatatttggattgcAAACAAAGGCAGTGGATAAACCATAGTTATGGTCATGTGGAGTACAACTAAAATAAAACCTTTtcttaaaacatgtttaaaccTTTGAATGTGATTAAATAGAGGTTTTGTCTTTAATGTCATCTTGGGTGACTTCTGAACAGTTAACAGCGTTTTTCAGTTTAGTTGAATAGTTCACAGCACTGTTCAAGGTGAATGATCAAATGCTGAATCCCACCGGCCCCCTTCAGTGTCCTGGGTCTccatttctcctcctcctcccgcctcccACGCAGACCTTTGGGGTGGAAGAAGCTGTGCCACTGCACTGGTCTCCGCCGCCAGGAAGCAGAAGATGCTGGGCCATGCTGGGAAGGAACTGGAGTGTCTGTGAGCAGGCTGATACTGTTTGCTtatctttgttttgttgttgctcACGTTAGACTGCTTTTGCTGATAGTCCATTTTGACCTATTCCTCTGTAAACAGCGAATTGTACATTCCGGAACCATAACCTTGTGGAATAAATAACACGCATTGATAACAGCAGGATCTATCTGGATATATATTTGCAAGCATGTATTATTGAGCCCAAAGGAAATAAATCAGGTAAACAAGCTGCATGACAagcaaggagaagaagagaaggagtgaGGAGTTATGCTTTGGTaagaaaaacaatgtttttctgtttcagAAAACATGAATTGACTACCGTAGGATTTCTGTACTTTAATGTCTCCAGTTTATTATTACTGGCTGGTATCTTCTCGACactcaatccccggctcctcctagccgagcgtcgaggtgtccctgagcgagacgcctcaccctgactgctcccgacgagctggctgtcgccctgcgtggtcgactccgccgtcggtgtgggaatgtgtgcatgaacgggtgaatgtcaggcaatattgtaaagcgctttggataaaagtgttat
The window above is part of the Gadus morhua chromosome 20, gadMor3.0, whole genome shotgun sequence genome. Proteins encoded here:
- the slc5a3b gene encoding sodium/myo-inositol cotransporter, coding for MTELPSRQQTKEAHFPVNGSSQLAIGDPFSNTIFFNSVDNQGFSKPPEVMAPGMEAADIVVVGLYFVLVLSIGLIATWKANRSTVSGYFLAGRSMTWVVVGASLFVSNIGSEHFIGLAGSGAASGFAVGAWEFNALLLLQLLGWVFIPVYIHSGVYTMPEYLSKRYGGNRLKVYFATLSVLLYIFTKLSVDLYAGALFIQESLGWNIYLSIILLVSMTALLTITGGLVAVMYTDALQAVLMIGGALTLTILSLIKVGGLDGVRTKYMQAIPNVTAILATGNFSYFPSCRIEPKPNSLRLLRGPLDEDIPWPGFLFGQTPASIWYWCADQVIVQRVLAAKNIAHAKGATLMAGILKVLPMFLIVIPGMISRILFTDEIACIGPEHCLAVCGSKAGCSNIAYPRLVMAVMPVGLRGLMMAVMIAALMSDLDSIFNSASTIFTLDIYQTARKGATQKELLVVGRMFVVFMVAISIAWVPVIIEMQGGQMYLYIQEVAGYLTPPIAALFLLGVFWKRCNERGAFWGGMTGLTLGTFRLVLAFIYREPRCDLPDDRPLFIKHVHYMYIAAGLFWISGFVAVVVSLCTSPPDQEQVRTTTLWGLRRMLKCPRKGLEESHSLTDKQGNGSLHKDLPEDVRNDRCLDEANVKLLVRSTDHDPATPTSETNPIATPTEHIDNRKLDREEDGSQAIRKRSNHRMFLDCFCGYKDGAPNEEKLPKEEERTIEDMLYEPPRIKATLNVGLFCVCSLGVFMFVYFSL